From Paenibacillus sp. FSL H8-0537:
GCGATTTGCTGCACCATACGATTTAGAAGCCGATCCACCACCTGGGCAAACAAATCTTTTTTATCCTTGAAATAGTAGTAGACTGCTCCTTTCGTCAGTTGTTCCCGTCTTACAACTTCATCAATTGAAGTTCCCGCATAGCCGTATTCGGCAAATTGCAATTGCGCCTGCTGCAGCAATGCTTCCTTCGTCCATTCGGCATCTTGTTTTTTTCGTCGTTTTTCGCTCATACCTGTATTATAACTGCTGAACCGCCTATTTGGAAAAGCTTTAGCCCGCAACATACTCTTGGTATGTATAACATACCGAGAGTATGTTATACTTTCTGCACAACCAAATGGGGAGGCTGATGCGATTGAAAACATTAACCATTGAGGCAGGCACCATTCGCTACCGGGATGAGGGCTGCGGCAGAACCATCATTTTTTTGCACGGAGCTTTGAGCAACGGACATACATGGCGGAAAGTTGTTCCACTCTTGTCGAGCGAATTTCGCTGCATCGTTCCCGACCTTCCGCTTGGCGGTCATGCCATTCCGCTTGCCCACAAGGCGGATCTTTCGCCGCACGGCGTTGCGCTCATTCTAGAACAGTTTATCGAAGCCCTGAAGCTTGACAACATCGTTCTTGTCGGCAATGACACGGGAGGCGCTTACGGGCAAGTTTTTGCATCGCTTTATCCGGATCGTGTTTCTCATCTTCTTCTGTGCAACACCGATGCATTTGAGGTTTTCCCTCCCAAGGCGTTTGCCTCGCTGAAAGCCGGTGTCCGCATTCCCGGCTTTACGTGGCTCATGGCCCAATTATTCCGTTGCAAAGCTTTGCTTACAACGCCTCTCGTGCTTGGCCTCCTCTCTCATCGCCTGACCAAGCATGAGGCGTCCACGCTCTATATTTCATCGTTTATTAGGCAACGCGGCATTCGGGCCGACTTCAGGAAGGTTGTAAAGGGATGGTCTCCCCGCATCACGCTACAGGCTGCCGAGCAGCTTCGCCAATTTCGCCAACCGGTGCTTGTCCTATGGGGAGCCGACGACGACAAGCTGTTTCCGCAGCAATTGGGGCTGCGGGTCGACGCTATTTTTCAACAGTCCACCTTCAAGCTGATACAAAACTCGCGTACATATGTCCAAGAGGATCAGCCAGAGGCCTTTGCAACTGAGCTCGCACATTGGCTAAACAACGCCTCTTCCGAACTCGTCCGTTAGTTGCCATAGAACCCCTTAGACTGACCAAATTGACAAAATCGGGAAAGCTGCTGCCCGTCGCTTCTGTAATCAGGCGGCTCAAGTAAGGCGGACTAATCGTCAGCTTCTCTGCAAGACCATTCAAGGAAAGCGTCTGGTCACCGAAATGGTTGCGGATATATGCGATGGCTTCGCTGGCCAAATTTCGGGTTTGCACCGTATTTAAATCGTTCAGCTTCCCAAATGCATCAAAACACAGCTTCTCCAGCCAGGCCCGCAGCTCAGCGTGACTGCGTATACGCCAAATGCGCTGATAATGATCGAGGAAATCCGCATGCCGCGTTATGCTCTCGGCAAGACCGGTTTTCGCTATTTTCTGAAGATCGGAGGCCAGCTTGGACAACGCAACCGTCGCTTGCTCTACTTTGTAGCTGCATGCTGCTGCAAGCATACGCTCGACCGCTTTGGGCAGCAGCTCCCGGTCCTGGCTTCTGACCGCTTGAAGCACAAATTCAAGCGTGCTGTCAGGTACGGAGCTGCTGTTCAAATGCATGATGTCATCTGCAAAGCCGTTATATGAAAAAAGGCCCGCATATCCATATGCGGGCTTTGTGAAAGTATAAGGTTTATTTTAGTGGTAGCCTTCGTAGTCCTCTTCTCCTGGTGCTGTAAGCGATTCCCTAATTACATAGACGAAAGCACAGACGAGGATGCCAGCGATTATACTCATTCCCATCACTCCAAGCATTCAAAGGTAATTCTATTGTACCATAAAATAATCCCGCGTCCACCCTTTTTGCAAGCGTTTTCTTTCTGGGACTAAAAATATTTTTATAGGCTTTTCCTCCTTTGCAAGTGATGGATGTCCTAGTTTGTGCATAAAGATGATAAAAGGACTTCTGCCGGGCCTACGGGCTGCTTGCCTATTTACCGGGACAAGTCCCTTTGACTGTGAAGCGCCATTTTGAGGGGAGGACTTGACCATGCTGCGCACGCTCTCGCATCCCGCTGCCTTAACAGGATTAGCCGCTGTGTTCCTTACCCTGTTAATGGCCGTATTTCCGAATGAAGCGCTGGAATCTGCCCTGCGAGGCTTATCGATATGGTGGCAGGTGCTGTTTCCTGCCCTTTTCCCCTTCTTCGTCATTTCCGAGCTGCTGCTTGGCTTCGGCATCGTCCATTTTTTCGGCAAGCTGCTGGACCCGCTCATGCGCCCGCTGTTCAAGCTCCCGGGTATTGGCAGCTTCGTTGTGGCAATGGGCTATATATCAGGCTACCCGGTTGGCGCCAGACTGACAGCCAAGCTCTATGAGCAGCAGCTCATCAACCGTACAGAGGGAGAACGGCTTGTCGCCTTTACGACGACATCCGATCCCATCTTCCTAATCGGCGCCGTATCCGTGGGCTTCTTCCACAATGCTGCTTTGGCGCCTGTGCTAGCCGCCGCCCATTATGGCGGCGCGCTCATCATCGGCCTGCTCATGCGCTTCCACGACCCGCATGCGCCGATTACCGAAGCCCGGCGCAGCAGCAGCCTGTCCGATTCTGGCACAAAGCCCGGCTCGGCAGGCCATCAGCCGCTGAATACGACAACATCTTCGCAGCACTTGCAGCACTCACAACATTCACAGCACTTGCAGCACCCACGCTCGCTGCGCCGTTCTCGCCTTGCGGAAGCGCTGAAGGCGATGCATGAGGCACGCCTGCTTGACAGGCGAGGCCTCGGCCAGCTGCTGCAGGAGGCGATTCAATCCGCGCTGCGGCTAATGATCGTCGTCGGCGGCCTCGTTGTTTTTTTCTCCGTCATTATGGAGATGCTGACATCAGCCGGCCTGATTACCGTGCTTGCTGCTATGCTGCGGCAGCTGTTCGAGCTGGTTGGGCTTCCGCCCGCCCTCGCTGATGCCGCCATCTTCGGCCTGTTCGAAGTAACGCTCGGCGCCCGCGCCGCAGGTGAAGCTGGCACAGGCCTGCTGCATCAAACGGCAATCGCAGCCTGGGTGCTGTCATGGGGAGGCTTATCCGTCCACGCCCAGGTGGCCAGCCTCGTCAGCAAAACCGATATGCGCTACAAGCCGCTTATGCTCGCAAGGCTGCTGCACGGCTTTATCGCATTTGGGCTCGTTTATGCGTTATGGGGATGGCTCGGGCCCTAATACCCAGATTTCTCGGATGAAATGTGCTGCGCACATTGAATTTACGGCTGTATTCCGATATCATTTAAGGGAACGTAACCAGAAGATTTGAAAAGGGGCTGCATTCCTTGAAATATGCCGTTATCGACAGAGGCGATTCCATATCCCAGTCACTGGCGGAACAGTTCCATACGCTCGCAGCGGAGCGCGGCTTCAACCGAAATGACGACGCGCCTGAAATTGTCGTATCCATAGGTGGAGACGGCACGCTGCTGCAGGCTTTTCACAAATATGTTGATCGCATTATGGATGTCGCCTTTGTAGGGGTACATACCGGACATTTGGGCTTTTATGCCGACTGGCAAAAAAATGAGCTTCCCGAGCTCGTCGCTTTAATGGCCGAGAAGGAGCTTAGCATCGTCCGCTATCCGCTCGCGGAAATCGAGGTCGAGACGACCGAGGGAAAATTTCATTATATGGCGCTGAACGAGTTCACGCTTAAAGGGGTAGACGGCACGCTCGTCGCTCAAATCAATGTCAATGATGAGCCCTTCGAAATGTTCCGTGGCGATGGTATCGTTATTTCGACGCCTTCAGGCAGTACCGCCTATAATAAAAGCGTCGGGGGCGCTATCGTCCATCCGTCCATTGCCTCAATACAAATTGCCGAGATTGCTTCTATTAACAATCGCGTTTTCCGGACGCTGGGCTCTTCGCTGCTGCTGCCGCAGCATCACCACTGCGACATTATCTCGAAGAAAAACCAGCGGATGCTGTTGACTATCGACCAGCTCAGCATATTGCGCAGCGACATTTTATCCATACGCTGCAATGTGTCCAGCCGCAAGGTCAGCTTCGCCCGCTATCGCCCATTCCCGTTCTGGAATCGCGTCCGCGATGCCTTCGTGGATATGCACGAAGTCTAAATCTGAGCAAGCGCCGAATAAAGAAGCTGCCCCTCAGGCAATTAGCCTGCAGGGCAGCTTCTTTTTTTTAATGAATAAACAGCTCCTCGTTCATCACACTGCCTTCTTCCTTGCCCATCTCCTTCTGCTTTCCATAACGGGATGGTGGTATTCCCACCATACGGTGGAAGATGCGGCTAAAATAAAATTCATCGCCATAGCCAACTGCGGCAGACACTTCCTTAACCGGACCTGCATTATGGTAAAGCAGGCGCTTGGCCCGCTCAATGCGCAATCTCGTTAAATATTTTATTGGCGGCTCCTTCATCGTTTGTTTAAACAGCCGGGAGTATGAGCTTGTAGTCAGTCCCGCCATTGAGGATAACGTAACCATATCGATTTTGTCATGAAAATGAGTTTGCATGTAGTGTATCGTCTTCTCAATCAGTTTCTTCGATCCATTCAACGATGTTTCTCCCATAGCGCTCACTCCTCTGGCTAATTAACCTTAGACCTTGCAGTGCTGAGCTGGCGCCTTAAGCCCCAAACGCTCACGCAATGATGCTCCTTCATAGGCTGTTCGAAACAGCCCTCTATTTTGCAGCTCAGGAATGACTTTTTCCACAAAAGCCTCCAGCCCGCTCGGGAAAATTTGCGGCATCACATTAAACCCATCCGCCGCTCCGCCGTGAAACCATTTTTCCATTTCATCTGCAAGCTGCACTGCCGTTCCCGTAAAAGCATAGTGGCCGCGCCCATTCGCAAAGCGATGGACAAACTGGCGAATCGTCATCTGCTCCTCTTCGATAAGCTCAAGCAGCAGCGATTGGCGGCTTTTCAGCGAATTAATTTCACCAGACGATTTTGCCAAATGCAGCGGTACCGGGCCATCGAGCGGGTACGAGGACAAATCTGCGGCAAATCGCCGCGATAACCGCCTCAGCGCATCCTCCATATGAACGAGCTGATTCAGCTCTTCTTCCAGCTCCCGTGCTTCCCCAAGCGTATCCGCTACGATCGGACATAGCCCAGGCATAATCAACAGCTCGCCAGCCTTTCTTCCGTATGCCGGAAGACGACCCTTGACGTCTGTATAAAAAGTACATGCTGCTTCAAAGGTTTGCTGGGCTGTAAAAATAACGTCGGCCATTTCTGCGCCCATCGCTTTGCCGCTTTCCGAGGAGCCCGCCTGGACGAGCACCGGATAGCCCTGGGGCAGACGAGGAGCATGGAGCGGCCCTTTCACCGCATAATGTCGAGCAGTTCCAACACCGTTAGTAGAGCCAGCGGTATGAACAGCGATTCCTTCCTCACAGCTGTCCCACAGCTGCTTCGCAACCTCAACAAATTCCTTCGCCAGCTGGTAGCGCTGTCCATGCTCGGGATGGGCTGCTCGGCCAAAATTAAAGGCCGTCTCATCGGCGCTTCCCGTCACAATATTCCAACCTGCCCTACCGCCGCTAATATGATCAAGCGTTGCCGCTTGCCGGGCGAGATGATACGGCTCATAGTAGGTCGTACCAACCGTGGCAATGAGGCCGATATGCCTTGTAGCAGCAGCCAGC
This genomic window contains:
- the ylbJ gene encoding sporulation integral membrane protein YlbJ, with the translated sequence MLRTLSHPAALTGLAAVFLTLLMAVFPNEALESALRGLSIWWQVLFPALFPFFVISELLLGFGIVHFFGKLLDPLMRPLFKLPGIGSFVVAMGYISGYPVGARLTAKLYEQQLINRTEGERLVAFTTTSDPIFLIGAVSVGFFHNAALAPVLAAAHYGGALIIGLLMRFHDPHAPITEARRSSSLSDSGTKPGSAGHQPLNTTTSSQHLQHSQHSQHLQHPRSLRRSRLAEALKAMHEARLLDRRGLGQLLQEAIQSALRLMIVVGGLVVFFSVIMEMLTSAGLITVLAAMLRQLFELVGLPPALADAAIFGLFEVTLGARAAGEAGTGLLHQTAIAAWVLSWGGLSVHAQVASLVSKTDMRYKPLMLARLLHGFIAFGLVYALWGWLGP
- a CDS encoding alpha/beta hydrolase, with protein sequence MKTLTIEAGTIRYRDEGCGRTIIFLHGALSNGHTWRKVVPLLSSEFRCIVPDLPLGGHAIPLAHKADLSPHGVALILEQFIEALKLDNIVLVGNDTGGAYGQVFASLYPDRVSHLLLCNTDAFEVFPPKAFASLKAGVRIPGFTWLMAQLFRCKALLTTPLVLGLLSHRLTKHEASTLYISSFIRQRGIRADFRKVVKGWSPRITLQAAEQLRQFRQPVLVLWGADDDKLFPQQLGLRVDAIFQQSTFKLIQNSRTYVQEDQPEAFATELAHWLNNASSELVR
- a CDS encoding LLM class flavin-dependent oxidoreductase, whose amino-acid sequence is MNEDNRKIRLNVFVHGTGHHEAAWRHPGMQPRQTLDIVYYRHLAEVAERGMMDSIFVSDAYFGKINKLEATTLLGALAAATRHIGLIATVGTTYYEPYHLARQAATLDHISGGRAGWNIVTGSADETAFNFGRAAHPEHGQRYQLAKEFVEVAKQLWDSCEEGIAVHTAGSTNGVGTARHYAVKGPLHAPRLPQGYPVLVQAGSSESGKAMGAEMADVIFTAQQTFEAACTFYTDVKGRLPAYGRKAGELLIMPGLCPIVADTLGEARELEEELNQLVHMEDALRRLSRRFAADLSSYPLDGPVPLHLAKSSGEINSLKSRQSLLLELIEEEQMTIRQFVHRFANGRGHYAFTGTAVQLADEMEKWFHGGAADGFNVMPQIFPSGLEAFVEKVIPELQNRGLFRTAYEGASLRERLGLKAPAQHCKV
- a CDS encoding AraC family transcriptional regulator, which produces MGETSLNGSKKLIEKTIHYMQTHFHDKIDMVTLSSMAGLTTSSYSRLFKQTMKEPPIKYLTRLRIERAKRLLYHNAGPVKEVSAAVGYGDEFYFSRIFHRMVGIPPSRYGKQKEMGKEEGSVMNEELFIH
- a CDS encoding NAD kinase → MKYAVIDRGDSISQSLAEQFHTLAAERGFNRNDDAPEIVVSIGGDGTLLQAFHKYVDRIMDVAFVGVHTGHLGFYADWQKNELPELVALMAEKELSIVRYPLAEIEVETTEGKFHYMALNEFTLKGVDGTLVAQINVNDEPFEMFRGDGIVISTPSGSTAYNKSVGGAIVHPSIASIQIAEIASINNRVFRTLGSSLLLPQHHHCDIISKKNQRMLLTIDQLSILRSDILSIRCNVSSRKVSFARYRPFPFWNRVRDAFVDMHEV